Proteins encoded in a region of the Elaeis guineensis isolate ETL-2024a chromosome 7, EG11, whole genome shotgun sequence genome:
- the LOC105047817 gene encoding CBL-interacting protein kinase 8-like isoform X1, with translation MGARKVGKYEVGRTIGEGTFAEVKFAISTETGESVAMKVLAKSTILKHKMVHQIKREISIMKIVRHPNIVRLHEVLVSRTKIYIILELITGGELFDKIVQCGKLHVN, from the exons ATGGGGGCCAGAAAGGTCGGCAAGTATGAGGTCGGCCGGACCATCGGGGAGGGCACCTTCGCCGAGGTTAAATTCGCCATCAGCACGGAGACCGGAGAGAGCGTAGCCATGAAGGTCCTCGCCAAGAGCACCATCCTCAAGCACAAGATGGTCCATCAG ATCAAGAGAGAAATATCTATAATGAAGATTGTCAGGCACCCTAACATAGTCAGGCTACATGAG GTTTTGGTTAGTAGGACAAAGATATACATCATTCTTGAACTTATCACAGGAGGAGAACTCTTTGATAAAATA GTTCAATGCGGAAAGCTTCATGTGAATTAA
- the LOC105047817 gene encoding CBL-interacting protein kinase 8-like isoform X2 encodes MGARKVGKYEVGRTIGEGTFAEVKFAISTETGESVAMKVLAKSTILKHKMVHQIKREISIMKIVRHPNIVRLHEVQCGKLHVN; translated from the exons ATGGGGGCCAGAAAGGTCGGCAAGTATGAGGTCGGCCGGACCATCGGGGAGGGCACCTTCGCCGAGGTTAAATTCGCCATCAGCACGGAGACCGGAGAGAGCGTAGCCATGAAGGTCCTCGCCAAGAGCACCATCCTCAAGCACAAGATGGTCCATCAG ATCAAGAGAGAAATATCTATAATGAAGATTGTCAGGCACCCTAACATAGTCAGGCTACATGAG GTTCAATGCGGAAAGCTTCATGTGAATTAA
- the LOC105047817 gene encoding CBL-interacting protein kinase 8-like isoform X3, translated as MGARKVGKYEVGRTIGEGTFAEVKFAISTETGESVAMKVLAKSTILKHKMVHQIKREISIMKIVRHPNIVRLHEE; from the exons ATGGGGGCCAGAAAGGTCGGCAAGTATGAGGTCGGCCGGACCATCGGGGAGGGCACCTTCGCCGAGGTTAAATTCGCCATCAGCACGGAGACCGGAGAGAGCGTAGCCATGAAGGTCCTCGCCAAGAGCACCATCCTCAAGCACAAGATGGTCCATCAG ATCAAGAGAGAAATATCTATAATGAAGATTGTCAGGCACCCTAACATAGTCAGGCTACATGAG